TGATTCCGCAGCTGGGCGTGTACGGAGTGAAGTTCGGGGCCTCGCCGTTCACGGTGGGGCTGCTCATCTCCGTGTATTCGCTGATGCAGCTGGTCGCCGCCCCCGTGCTGGGTCGGCTGAGCGACAGGTATGGCCGCCGGCCGGTGCTGCTGGTGAGCCAGCTGGGCTCGCTGGTGGGCTACCTGCTCTTCGCCCTGGCGCACTCGCTGCCGCTGTTGTTCCTGGCGCGCGTCATCGACGGGGTGTCCGGGGGCAACATCGCCACGGCGCAGGCGGTGGTGGCGGACATCACCCGGCCGGAGGAGCGGGCGAAGGGGATGGGCGTCATCGGCGCGGCCTTCGGCATCGGCTTCGTGCTGGGGCCGGCGCTGGGCGGCTTCCTGGGGGCCTGGGGCGGCAACCTCGCCATCGGCCTGTTCGCCGCGGGGCTGGTGGCCGTCAACCTGGCGTGCACCTGGTTCTTCCTCCCGGAGTCCCGGGTGGCGGGGGCGCCGTCGGGGCACGCGCGCACGCTCGCGGGCGTGGGGCTGGCGCTGCGGCTGCCGGTGGTGGCGCGCTGCCTGGCGCTGGTGCTGGCGTACACCACCGCCTTCTCCCAGATGGAGGGCACCTTCTCCGTGTACCTCCTGACGCGCTTCCTCTCGAGCGGGCCGGTGGCGCTGGAGGGCGGGCTGTTCCTCCAACCGGTGGTGACGGACCCCGCGGTGCTGCGCGAGGCCTCCCTGCGCGCCGGGTGGCTGTTCGCGGCGGTGGGTGTGCTGAGCGCGCTGGTGCAGGGGGGGCTCGTGCGGCGGCTGGTGGGCGGGGCGGGCGGCGGCGCGCGCGAGGCCCGGGTGGCCACGGCGGGCTTCGTGTCGACCGCGCTGGGGCTGGCGCTGTTGCCGCTCGCGCCGGACTATGCGTGGCTGTTCCCCGTCATGGGGCTGCTCGCGGTGGGCTCGGCGCTGGTCAACCCGTGTGTGTCCGCGCTGGTGTCGCTGCACGCGCCGCCGGAGCGGCTGGGCGCGGTGTTGGGGGCCTATCAGGCCTTCGGTTCGCTGGGGCGCATCCTGGGGCCGGCGCTGGGCGGGTGGCTGTTCACCCGCATGGGCCCCCAGGCGCCCTACGGGACGGCGGCGGCGATGGTGGGAGTGGGGGCGCTGCTGGCATCCTCCCTGGTGCTCCAGGCGAGAATGTCAGGCGCCAGGGCCGCACAAAGGTCGTAAGATGGAGGCCATGGTGGGGAAGCAGCCGCAGCCGGTGACGATTGCCTTCGACGTGATGGGGACGGACCACGGCCCGGCGGAGGTGGTGCGCGGTGCCGCGCAACTCTCCCTGGAGTCGCCTCACATCCACGCGTTGCTGGTGGGGGACCGCACCCTCATCGACAACGCGTTGGCGGAGACGAAGCACAACGGCGAGCGAATCTCCGTGCAGCACGCGGCGGACTTCGTGGGCATGGACGAGAAGCCGGGCGAGGCCCTGGCGCGCAAGCCCAACGCGTCCGTGTCCGTGGCCGCGCGGCTGGTGGCGGAGGGCGAGGCGCAGGCGCTGGTGTCCGCGGGCAACACGGGCGCGGGCGTGCTGGCGTGCGCGCGCCACTTCCAGCTCATCCCCGGCGTGCGCCGCGCGGCGCTGGCCACGGTGTACCCCACGCGCTCGGTGCGCGGCGCCAAGGAGGACCCCTTCTCCCTCATCCTCGACGTGGGGGCCACGGTGGAGGCCAACGCGGAGGACCTGGTGACGTTCGCCGTCATGGGGTCCGCGTACGCGCGCATCATCTCCCGCAACGAGCGGCCCAAGGTGGCGCTGCTGTCCAACGGCGTGGAGCCGCAGAAGGGCCCGCCGCGCGTGGTGGAGGCGCACACGCGCCTGTCGGAGATGGGCGCCATCAACTTCATCGGCAACGTGGAGGGCATCGACATCCCCAAGGGCACCGCGGACGTCATCGTCACGGACGGCTTCGTGGGCAACGTGTGCCTGAAGATGCTGGAGGGCGTGCACGAGACGGTGGTGGAGCTGGCCCAGTACGCCTACAAGGAGAGCCTGCGCTGGCGCGCGGGCCTGGCCATGCTGTCCAGCGGCATCCAGCGCATCAAGGACATCACCGACTGGAACCAGTACGGGGGTGCGCCCATCCTCGGGTTCGACCGCATCTTCATCAAGGCGCACGGCCGCTCGAAGGCGCGCGCCATCGCCAACGCGGGCAAGGTGGCGGCGAAGGTGGTCGCCAACAACCTGGGCCAGGCCATCCGGGAAGGCCTCCAGAAGTGAGTCTGCCGGACCGTATCGACCCGCGTCCGCCCCGGCGCATCTACCGCTGGGACCTGGACAAGACGTACCTGCAGACGGACTTCGATTCGCTCAAGGACCTGCTGCGCACCGCCTTCCAGAAGGCGCACGAGAAGGTCGCGGTGCCGGGGGCCAGCGCCCTCATCCGCGAGCTGTCGGAGAACGGCGACTCGCGGCTGTGCATCGTCTCCGGCAGCCCCAAGCAGATGCGGGCCGTGCTGGAGGAGAAGCTCAAGCTGGACGGCGTGCGCTGGGACGAGTTCGTCCTCAAGGACAACGTGGGCAACCTCCTGCGCGGGCGCTTCCGGGCGCTGCGCGGGCAGGTGGGCTACAAGCTGCCCGCCATCCTCGAGAGCCGGGTGCACGCGCCCGTCGAGGCCGAGGAGGTGCTCTTCGGCGACGACGCGGAGGCGGACGCGTTCATCTATTCGCTCTACGCGGACCTCATCGCGGGGCGCGTGGACGAGCGCGTGCTGTCCCAGGTGCTGGAGGCGGGCGGGGTGTATCCGGACGACGCGGAGCGCGTGCGCGCGGCGTGGAAGCAGATCGCCGTGGCGGACCCGGTGCGGCGCATCTTCATCCACCTGGACAAGCTGACGCCGCCCGCGCACTTCACGCCCTACGGGCCGCGCGTGGTGCCCATCTTCAACTACTTCCAGGCCGCGCTGGTGCTGCTGGCGGATGGCCACCTGTCCGCGCCCCAGGTGCTCAAGATCGCCGTGGAGATGGTGCAGACGGCGGGGCACAACATCATCACCCTCTCCAACTCCTTCCAGGACCTGCTGCGCCGGGGCCTGCCCCTGCAGCAGGCCGCCATCGCCCTGTCCCAGGCGCTCGAGGGCCCCAACAAGCTGCTGGCGGCGATGCGGCCCATGCCGGACATCCTCTCCGCGTTCAGCAAGCGCCTGGCCGCGCTGGGCACGCCGCCGCCGCCGCCTCCGGTGCAGGCGGTGGACTACGTGTCCCTCATCCACCACGCGCTGCCGCGCAACCACAAGGGTCGCAACAAGCCCTCCTCGTGAGGTCACCCGTCCCCGGTGGGAGGCGATGGGTGGTTCGCCGGAGCGGGAGGGCTGCCCGCCCGCCCCACGGGGCTCCGGACGGGCGTCCGCCGGGGGGCCCACCCATCGAGGGGTCGCCAGGCGGGCGGGTGCCCGAAAACGGAGGGTTCCCAGAACGTTTCGACCCCTGGGAGTGTTGATGGGGAACAGAGTCATCCGGGAGGGCGGGTCCCCCGCGGGCTTCCGGGCACGAGGTGCGTCACTCGTGCATGTGTGTCACCCTCCCTTGCCCCTGGAGCGCCACGAGCCGGATGCCCCTCGACGCCTCTGCGACCGCCTGGCCGAGCCCCCCATCCCCCGGGACGCGCCGGGTGGGGTGTCCCGACTCCACCCTCCAGGAGGGCCCGCACAAAGGGCGCTACACCCCCCATGGGTGGATGCGCTATAGACGGCTGCCCCTGAAGCACCCCGGGTCGGGGTGTCCAAGGTGATGAAGCGAGCTTTGACTGAAACGCCGCCTGCCGGCGGTCCCCCGCCACCTGCGCCCGAATTCGACGCGCGCGAGGTGACCTCATCCGAGGCGGCGGTGGGCTCCGAGCGCGGCGAACAAGAGGTTTTCATGTCTTCCAATCTGGAGCTGACGGCTCCGCCCTCGGAGCAGGCCAACGCCTCCGAGTCCGTGTCCGCTGAACCCACACCTTCCTCCACGACTCCCGCCTCCCTCGCCGAAGCCGAGCGCCCGTTGGACGCGCCGGTGGCCCGCCCGCTCGCCGCGGACGCGGACGACGAGGCCGACGACGAGGAGGAGGACGACGACGAGGCCGACGGGCTGGA
This sequence is a window from Myxococcus stipitatus. Protein-coding genes within it:
- a CDS encoding MFS transporter — its product is MSRRASLRVVFGIVSLDLIGFGILIPQLGVYGVKFGASPFTVGLLISVYSLMQLVAAPVLGRLSDRYGRRPVLLVSQLGSLVGYLLFALAHSLPLLFLARVIDGVSGGNIATAQAVVADITRPEERAKGMGVIGAAFGIGFVLGPALGGFLGAWGGNLAIGLFAAGLVAVNLACTWFFLPESRVAGAPSGHARTLAGVGLALRLPVVARCLALVLAYTTAFSQMEGTFSVYLLTRFLSSGPVALEGGLFLQPVVTDPAVLREASLRAGWLFAAVGVLSALVQGGLVRRLVGGAGGGAREARVATAGFVSTALGLALLPLAPDYAWLFPVMGLLAVGSALVNPCVSALVSLHAPPERLGAVLGAYQAFGSLGRILGPALGGWLFTRMGPQAPYGTAAAMVGVGALLASSLVLQARMSGARAAQRS
- the plsX gene encoding phosphate acyltransferase PlsX, with the translated sequence MEAMVGKQPQPVTIAFDVMGTDHGPAEVVRGAAQLSLESPHIHALLVGDRTLIDNALAETKHNGERISVQHAADFVGMDEKPGEALARKPNASVSVAARLVAEGEAQALVSAGNTGAGVLACARHFQLIPGVRRAALATVYPTRSVRGAKEDPFSLILDVGATVEANAEDLVTFAVMGSAYARIISRNERPKVALLSNGVEPQKGPPRVVEAHTRLSEMGAINFIGNVEGIDIPKGTADVIVTDGFVGNVCLKMLEGVHETVVELAQYAYKESLRWRAGLAMLSSGIQRIKDITDWNQYGGAPILGFDRIFIKAHGRSKARAIANAGKVAAKVVANNLGQAIREGLQK
- a CDS encoding phosphatase domain-containing protein encodes the protein MSLPDRIDPRPPRRIYRWDLDKTYLQTDFDSLKDLLRTAFQKAHEKVAVPGASALIRELSENGDSRLCIVSGSPKQMRAVLEEKLKLDGVRWDEFVLKDNVGNLLRGRFRALRGQVGYKLPAILESRVHAPVEAEEVLFGDDAEADAFIYSLYADLIAGRVDERVLSQVLEAGGVYPDDAERVRAAWKQIAVADPVRRIFIHLDKLTPPAHFTPYGPRVVPIFNYFQAALVLLADGHLSAPQVLKIAVEMVQTAGHNIITLSNSFQDLLRRGLPLQQAAIALSQALEGPNKLLAAMRPMPDILSAFSKRLAALGTPPPPPPVQAVDYVSLIHHALPRNHKGRNKPSS